The proteins below come from a single Phocoena sinus isolate mPhoSin1 chromosome 2, mPhoSin1.pri, whole genome shotgun sequence genomic window:
- the JKAMP gene encoding JNK1/MAPK8-associated membrane protein isoform X3 — protein MAMLPLVLHWFFIEWYSGKKSSSALFQHITALFECTMAAIITLLVSDPVGVLYIHSCRVLMLSDWYTMLYNPSPDYVTTVHCTHEAVYPLYTIVFIYYAFCLVLMMLLRPLLVKKIACGLGKSDRFKSIYAALYFFPILTVLQAVGGGLLYYAFPYIILVLSLVTLAVYMSASEIENCYDLLVRKKRLIVLFSHWLLHAYGIISISRVDKLEQDLPLLALVPTPALFYLFTAKFTEPSRILSEGANGH, from the exons TTCCAGTGCCCTTTTCCAACACATCACTGCATTATTTGAATGCACTATGGCAGCTATCATCACCTTACTTGTGAGCGATCCAGTCGGTGTGCTTTATATCCATTCATGTCGAGTATTGATGCTTTCTGATTGGTACACCATGCTTTACAACCCAAGTCCAGATTATGTTACCACAGTGCACTGTACTCATGAAGCTGTCTACCCACT atacACCATTGTATTTATCTATTATGCATTCTGCTTGGTATTAATGATGCTGCTCCGACCTCTTCTGGTAAAGAAGATTGCCTGTGGGTTAGGGAAATCTGATcgatttaaaagtatttatgcTGCACTTTACTTCTTCCCAATTTTAACCGTGCTTCAGGCAGTTGGTGGAGGCCTTTTAT ACTATGCCTTCCCATACATTATATTAGTATTATCTTTGGTTACTCTGGCTGTGTACATGTCGGCTTCCGAAATAGAG AACTGCTATGATCTTCTGGTCAGAAAGAAAAGACTCATTGTTCTCTTCAGCCACTGGTTACTTCATGCCTATGGAATAATCTCCATTTCCAGAGTGGATAAACTCGAGCAAGATCTACCCCTTTTGGCACTGGTACCCACACCAGCCCTTTTTTACTTGTTCACCGCAAAATTTACCGAACCTTCACGGATACTCTCAGAAGGAGCCAATGGACACTGA